From the genome of Adhaeribacter pallidiroseus:
CGTACTATCCGGGCTACATCCACCCACATGGTTAAACCCACCGCTACAAACGAAACCCATACTCCCCGGCTGTCAAAAGCTAAGCTAATGGCTATAACCAGCATAATGCCCGGTATAGACCATACAACGGTTATCAGGAATAACATAGCCTTATCTACCAAGCCGCCAAAATAGCCAGCGGCAGCTCCCACCAAAATTCCCAGACTTACTGAAATTAATACCGCAATTAGTCCAATTCCCAACGAAATGCGCGTACCCAACAGTAAACGGCTTAACACATCTCTACCGGCCCGATCTGTACCCAACCAATACATTTTATGTATCACCGCTTCTTTCATCACTTTTTGTTCGAGAGCAGCAGCACCACTAAGTTCAGGCAAGTCTAAGTTACTTAATTTAAAGCCAAATACCTCATTCACGCGAAAAATCCGTATTTTATCCGGTAATGCATGAACATTTATGTAAGGGTTTATGCGGATAAAACTGCCGGCAATTTGAAAACTTTGCAGCGGAATTTCTTCATAAGGTAATTCTTCGCCGAAAAGCCATTTTTGCCATGGGTTAGTAGGAGCTGGATTGTTTGGTTTTTTTATCCGGAGCATTTTTACTGAAAATCCGGGTTCTTTTTTTTGAAGTTGCACCAGCGAGTTGTTAGCATTAGGGCTGGCATCGGGCATAATCAGGTAACCCAACACGGCAATCAGCGAGGCAAATACAATAACTGCTAAACCAAACATAGCTGGCCTATTTTGTTGTAAACGCTTTAATATAAAATAAACCGGAGAGTGCGTTTTAGCTGACGTGGTGCTTCGTATCATCAACGCGAATTATGAATCATTAAACCTTTTTTGGTAGCCAAATAATAATATTGGGCGCATTGTTGGTTAAAGTTAACCGGATTATATTCAACCTCGGTATCTGGGTCGGGGTAAAAGCATTTAATGTAACCTTGCCGCGCAAGCGCCTGTAAAC
Proteins encoded in this window:
- a CDS encoding ABC transporter permease, which produces MIRSTTSAKTHSPVYFILKRLQQNRPAMFGLAVIVFASLIAVLGYLIMPDASPNANNSLVQLQKKEPGFSVKMLRIKKPNNPAPTNPWQKWLFGEELPYEEIPLQSFQIAGSFIRINPYINVHALPDKIRIFRVNEVFGFKLSNLDLPELSGAAALEQKVMKEAVIHKMYWLGTDRAGRDVLSRLLLGTRISLGIGLIAVLISVSLGILVGAAAGYFGGLVDKAMLFLITVVWSIPGIMLVIAISLAFDSRGVWVSFVAVGLTMWVDVARIVRGQFLSLKEKTYIEAGKVLGLPQNRLIFRHILPNMIGPLIVIGTANFAAAILMEAGLSFLGLGVQPPAPSWGMMVNEGFQLIGTRAGLYLVLLPSLCISMLVLSFNLLGNGLRDAYDPKLLINNA